One window from the genome of Epinephelus moara isolate mb chromosome 5, YSFRI_EMoa_1.0, whole genome shotgun sequence encodes:
- the LOC126389619 gene encoding uncharacterized protein C14orf93-like isoform X2, whose protein sequence is MERMPVREQKEIQERPQVKEEQVDQCISQNMEVNTFNGAEAKREMNKLKLQMEQQTVLKDGVTPIRPEPPLHRHGLPYDRPLSACPEKDNKLLTMMSGLTHQMTQFAAEVKPQLTAMTTRLLSMEERMAAVEASVNWGPSVEESKRKRRAQHSKIVEIVRRYHNSPANCKHYKPEQGINSPHNEAVTSYLVKGVAACPDLYNVDNGVVLYACRTYYESVCRNIRLSYQPNLAAQAAVMKTSALSRQRRKRLLESRQKVLAPDEMDFWRGITMDMMSDEEDGYSEGVPGWIVRPPSFRSQELTDLCAKLQKRLEACPEYTASHPRRLRIGPPSERMPLNSYDSEAAKRHFKAHLMPQALL, encoded by the exons ATGGAACGGATGCCTGTTAGGGAGCAAAAGGAGATCCAAGAGCGCCCACAGGTCAAAGAGGAGCAGGTGGATCAGTGTATCAGTCAGAACATGGAAGTTAACACTTTCAACGGTGCTGAAGCCAAGAGAGAAATGAACAAGCTGAAACttcagatggagcagcagactGTTTTAAAAGATGGAGTAACACCAATCAGACCAG AACCTCCTCTGCACAGACATGGACTGCCTTATGATCGACCCCTTTCAGCCTGTCCTGAGAAAGACAACAAACTGCTGACTATGATGAGCGGGCTGACTCACCAGATGACTCAGTTTGCTGCTGAGGTGAAACCACAACTGACTGCAATGACCACCAGATTGCTATCCATGGAGGAGAGGATGGCTGCTGTAGAGGCGAGTGTAAACTGGGGCCCCAGTGTGGAGGAATCAAAGAGGAAAAGACGGGCACAGCATTCCAAAATTGTG GAAATAGTGCGTCGTTATCACAACTCCCCAGCAAACTGCAAGCACTACAAACCAGAGCAAGG AATCAACTCACCTCACAACGAGGCAGTCACTTCATATTTGGTCAAAGGTGTCGCTGCATGTCCAGATTTGTACAACGTTGATAATGGCGTCGTTCTGT ATGCATGTAGGACCTACTATGAGTCAGTATGCAGGAACATACGGTTGAGCTACCAGCCCAACCTTGCAGCTCAGGCGGCAGTCATGAAGACTTCAGCCCTGAGTCGACAGAGAAGGAAGAGG CTGCTGGAATCCAGGCAGAAAGTACTAGCACCAGATGAAATGGACTTCTGGAGGGGCATCACGATGGATATGATGTCCGATGAGGAGGACGGCTACTCTGAGGGCGTGCCTGGGTGGATTGTGCGGCCTCCATCCTTTCGCAGCCAGGAGCTCACAGACTTGTGTGCCAAACTTCAGAAAAGACTGGAAGCCTGTCCGGAGTACACAGCTTCACATCCCAGACGTCTGCGCATCGGCCCTCCTTCTGAGAGAATGCCACTGAACTCATATGACTCAGAGGCAGCCAAAAGACATTTCAAGGCTCATCTGATGCCCCAGGCTCTGCTGTAG
- the LOC126389623 gene encoding melanoma-derived growth regulatory protein-like, which translates to MPCKLWLALSVWLLLPTSEAGRQMPKLSDKKLCADSECSHPILIARALQDYYPGDCRFIPIRQGQLIYVYAMLKDRGNLFWAGSVQDSYYGQQEARIGHFPSSVVEETHPLMPANTEVKTTKWDFYCN; encoded by the exons ATGCCTTGCAAACTCTGGCTCGCTCTTTCGGTGTGGCTTCTGCTGCCAACCTCTGAAGCTGGGAGGCAGATGCCAAAACTTTCTGACAAGAAACTCTGCGCCGACTCCGAATGCAGTC ATCCTATCTTGATAGCTCGTGCGCTGCAGGACTACTACCCAGGAGACTGCAGGTTCATCCCCATCAGACAGGGGCAGCTCATCTATGTGTATGCAATGCTTAAGGACAGAGGGAACCTCTTCTGGGCCGGCAGT GTACAAGACTCCTATTACGGACAGCAGGAGGCTCGCATTGGCCACTTCCCCAGCAGCGTAGTGGAGGAGACTCATCCTCTCATGCCAGCCAACACTGAAGTCAAGACTACT AAATGGGACTTCTACTGTAACTGA
- the LOC126389619 gene encoding uncharacterized protein LOC126389619 isoform X1: MSGTQLLKLLVRDRLAAAAEEIFGLVEKTIAECHGEVVRSKREVIQLKQQLEQLTVLKPGVVLVRADAQSVSGKVPASLQQYNIKMERMPVREQKEIQERPQVKEEQVDQCISQNMEVNTFNGAEAKREMNKLKLQMEQQTVLKDGVTPIRPEPPLHRHGLPYDRPLSACPEKDNKLLTMMSGLTHQMTQFAAEVKPQLTAMTTRLLSMEERMAAVEASVNWGPSVEESKRKRRAQHSKIVEIVRRYHNSPANCKHYKPEQGINSPHNEAVTSYLVKGVAACPDLYNVDNGVVLYACRTYYESVCRNIRLSYQPNLAAQAAVMKTSALSRQRRKRLLESRQKVLAPDEMDFWRGITMDMMSDEEDGYSEGVPGWIVRPPSFRSQELTDLCAKLQKRLEACPEYTASHPRRLRIGPPSERMPLNSYDSEAAKRHFKAHLMPQALL; encoded by the exons ATGTCGGGGACGCAGTTGCTCAAACTGCTGGTCAGAGACCGACTGGCGGCGGCTGCAGAGGAAATCTTTGGACTGGTCGAGAAGACGATAGCGGAGTGTCATGGTGAAGTTGTCCGCTCCAAGAGAGAAGTCATCCAGCTGAAGCAACAGCTCGAGCAGCTGACTGTGTTAAAACCTGGAGTAGTGTTAGTCAGAGCAG ACGCCCAGTCCGTCTCTGGGAAGGTACCTGCTTCATTGCAGCAATATAACATTAAGATGGAACGGATGCCTGTTAGGGAGCAAAAGGAGATCCAAGAGCGCCCACAGGTCAAAGAGGAGCAGGTGGATCAGTGTATCAGTCAGAACATGGAAGTTAACACTTTCAACGGTGCTGAAGCCAAGAGAGAAATGAACAAGCTGAAACttcagatggagcagcagactGTTTTAAAAGATGGAGTAACACCAATCAGACCAG AACCTCCTCTGCACAGACATGGACTGCCTTATGATCGACCCCTTTCAGCCTGTCCTGAGAAAGACAACAAACTGCTGACTATGATGAGCGGGCTGACTCACCAGATGACTCAGTTTGCTGCTGAGGTGAAACCACAACTGACTGCAATGACCACCAGATTGCTATCCATGGAGGAGAGGATGGCTGCTGTAGAGGCGAGTGTAAACTGGGGCCCCAGTGTGGAGGAATCAAAGAGGAAAAGACGGGCACAGCATTCCAAAATTGTG GAAATAGTGCGTCGTTATCACAACTCCCCAGCAAACTGCAAGCACTACAAACCAGAGCAAGG AATCAACTCACCTCACAACGAGGCAGTCACTTCATATTTGGTCAAAGGTGTCGCTGCATGTCCAGATTTGTACAACGTTGATAATGGCGTCGTTCTGT ATGCATGTAGGACCTACTATGAGTCAGTATGCAGGAACATACGGTTGAGCTACCAGCCCAACCTTGCAGCTCAGGCGGCAGTCATGAAGACTTCAGCCCTGAGTCGACAGAGAAGGAAGAGG CTGCTGGAATCCAGGCAGAAAGTACTAGCACCAGATGAAATGGACTTCTGGAGGGGCATCACGATGGATATGATGTCCGATGAGGAGGACGGCTACTCTGAGGGCGTGCCTGGGTGGATTGTGCGGCCTCCATCCTTTCGCAGCCAGGAGCTCACAGACTTGTGTGCCAAACTTCAGAAAAGACTGGAAGCCTGTCCGGAGTACACAGCTTCACATCCCAGACGTCTGCGCATCGGCCCTCCTTCTGAGAGAATGCCACTGAACTCATATGACTCAGAGGCAGCCAAAAGACATTTCAAGGCTCATCTGATGCCCCAGGCTCTGCTGTAG
- the LOC126389621 gene encoding BICD family-like cargo adapter 2 encodes MFTPRKDSLPSPSLEDSFFPLSSSSSVSLSFALPSSTSSLGSSDSGGGIETDLILAAELGQALLEKNEELAASLEQRERELEAVQQEKHVLQRKLEMNELASGQREAELTADLAALRAELERHHSQGRDRRRDESEQLTQLANHNQRLVEQLAEAVTLEHTLRTEIRSLREEMEESSFSRNINFSQLDNIQAEVYQPVTS; translated from the exons ATGTTCACCCCCAGGAAAGACAGTCTCCCGTCCCCTAGCTTGGAGGACTccttcttccctctctcctcgtcctcctcagTGTCACTCTCCTTCGCTCTCCCGTCATCCACATCCTCTCTTGGTAGCAGTGACAGCGGAGGAGGGATTGAGACAGATCTGATACTAGCGGCGGAGCTGGGACAGGCTTTACTGGAGAAGAATGAGGAGCTGGCAGCCTCTctggagcagagggagagggagctggAG GCTGTACAGCAGGAGAAGCACGTCCTGCAGAGGAAGCTGGAGATGAACGAACTAGCATCTgggcagagagaggcagagctgACTGCAGATTTAGCCGCCTTGAGGGCTGAGCTGGAGCGACATCACAGCCAGGGCCGTGACCGGCGGAGGGACGAGAGTGAGCAGCTGACTCAGTTAGCCAATCATAACCAGCGCTTGGTGGAGCAGCTGGCAGAG GCTGTAACACTGGAACACACCTTGAGGACTGAGATTCGTTCCCTcagagaggagatggaggaatCATCTTTCAGCCGGAATATCAACTTCTCACAGCTAGACAACATTCAGGCAGAGGTATACCAACCAGTCACTTCTTAA
- the LOC126389622 gene encoding alpha-crystallin A chain-like, with translation MDIPIQYPWYRRAFPLRFSDLPLAEPLTDWPLYWPFPWSFPWMRPSFLRWFNWPDNGHSEMRIEKDRYVIYLDVKHFSPEELSVSVTDEYIIIHGKHDGRQDDHGFVSREFERKYKLPAGTSCAEVTSCLSVDGILTITAPRSSSSTERNIPISCEDGTPKQKM, from the exons ATGGATATCCCCATCCAGTACCCCTGGTACCGCCGGGCCTTCCCACTTCGATTCTCTGACCTCCCCTTGGCAGAACCTCTCACCGATTGGCCACTATACTGGCCTTTCCCCTGGTCCTTCCCCTGGATGCGCCCTTCATTCCTGCGCTGGTTCAACTGGCCTGACAATGGACACAGTGAG ATGCGCATTGAAAAGGATCGCTACGTCATTTATCTGGATGTGAAGCACTTCTCACCCGAAGAGCTGTCTGTCAGTGTCACCGACGAGTACATCATAATACACGGCAAACACGATGGCAGACAG GACGACCACGGCTTTGTGTCAAGGGAGTTTGAGAGGAAGTACAAGCTTCCTGCCGGCACGTCATGTGCCGAAGTCACCTCCTGTCTGTCAGTCGATGGTATCCTTACAATCACTGCACCTCGGTCATCCTCCAGCACAGAGCGCAATATTCCTATCTCCTGTGAAGATGGAAcaccaaaacagaaaatgtag